The stretch of DNA ATCACCGGTGACGGTGACGGTCTTTCCATCGGTGGCAATCACCTTATTCATTTGCTGCGCAGGAATTTTGACGTTAATATCCTGTTGTTTAACAACCAGATTTACGGACTTACCAAAGGACAATATTCTCCTACCTCGGAATTTAAAAAACTTACCAAGTCAACGCCTTATGGCTCTATTGACTATCCATTCAATCCCGTGGCATTGGCACTGGGAGCCGATGCCACCTTCGTAGCCCGTTCCATGGACGTTGCCTCCAAACATCTTCCTGAAATAATCAAGCGGGCTCACGCTCACAAAGGAACCTCTTTTGTGGAGATTTACCAGAACTGCAACATCTTCAATGATGGTGCTTTTATGGTGTACACCGAAAAAGCCACCCAGCCGGACGAAGCGTTGTTTTTAGAACATGGTAAGCCTTTGATATTCGGAGCCAACAGGGATAAAGGTATCCGCCTCAACGGCTTTACACCCGAGGTGGTAAACATACAGGAAACAGGCACAAGCGACCTGTGGATTCACGATGAAACAGACCAGGTGAAAGCCCAAATTCTTGCCCGCTTCTTTGACGATCCCGCAAAACCCAACCATCTGCCCCGCCCATTCGGAGTTTTTTATGTTCAACAACGCCCGACCTATGAAGAGCTGTTAGAAGAACAGATTCAGTCCGTCACGGAACGCCTGGGTGAAGGCGATCTGGACAAGTTGCTGCGCGGCAAGGAGGTGTGGGAAATAAAGTAATATCCATTACCTAACTCAACAATGTTCTAATTGCAACATGATGCGGCAATCCATTTGCAAGCTCAGCCGAATAAGCGGTAAATTTCTCCGCAGATGCAGGCGACACAGATATGCGCAGATTTTTATTTTTTTTAGATAGCTTACAGATGCATTACT from Chitinophagales bacterium encodes:
- a CDS encoding 2-oxoglutarate ferredoxin oxidoreductase subunit beta: MNIPSAPATSLTTKDLKTDQDVRWCPGCGDYSILAQTHRTLPELGIPREKIVFISGIGCSSRFPYYTNTYGMHSIHGRATAIASGLKATRPDLSVWIITGDGDGLSIGGNHLIHLLRRNFDVNILLFNNQIYGLTKGQYSPTSEFKKLTKSTPYGSIDYPFNPVALALGADATFVARSMDVASKHLPEIIKRAHAHKGTSFVEIYQNCNIFNDGAFMVYTEKATQPDEALFLEHGKPLIFGANRDKGIRLNGFTPEVVNIQETGTSDLWIHDETDQVKAQILARFFDDPAKPNHLPRPFGVFYVQQRPTYEELLEEQIQSVTERLGEGDLDKLLRGKEVWEIK